Proteins from a genomic interval of Chroococcidiopsis thermalis PCC 7203:
- the cobA gene encoding uroporphyrinogen-III C-methyltransferase: MMNTTGKVYLVGAGPGSIDYLTVRALQLLSQAEVLIYDALVDPQLLELVPSNCLKLDVGKRGGQSSTPQAEIDRLLVEYCQTGQQIVRLKSGDPFIFGRAAAEIEALVTAGCPFEVIPGISSALAAPTLAGIPLTDPVMSRCFAITTAHEPELVNWEGLASIGTLVFLMGGQQLSEIVKQLVRHGRSPHTPIAIVRWAGTAKQQVWTATLETVVAQTDGLNLSPAAIVVGEVVGWREYLQPQEKRQGGQGGQGGQGGQGRQGGQGGQGRQGGQGGQGRQGGQGGQGRQGGQGSYSSHQPLATSHSPHAPLSNKTILVTRSLGQSSQFCDRLVEMGATAIEMPALEIGAPSSWMGLDNAIAQLSDFDWLVLTSTNGVDYFFERLLAKGKDTRALAGVKIAVVGQKTAQSLQQRYLQPDFIPPDFVADSLVENFPESLAGKKVLFPRVETGGREVLVKQFTAKGADVLEVAAYESRCPQSIAPEALEALQSHKVDIITFASSKTVRNFCQLIAPYNNINLDGICIASIGPQTSKDCISLLGRVDIEAEEYTLDGLLQAIIS; encoded by the coding sequence ATGATGAACACAACGGGTAAAGTTTACCTGGTCGGTGCGGGACCAGGAAGTATTGATTATCTAACTGTTAGGGCGCTGCAACTGTTGAGCCAAGCAGAAGTATTGATCTACGATGCTTTAGTCGATCCGCAATTGTTAGAACTAGTGCCGTCAAATTGTCTCAAACTCGATGTCGGTAAGCGCGGCGGACAATCTAGCACCCCTCAAGCAGAAATCGATCGCTTATTAGTCGAGTATTGCCAAACAGGACAGCAAATCGTTCGGCTCAAAAGCGGCGATCCGTTCATTTTTGGACGAGCCGCAGCAGAAATTGAGGCATTAGTTACCGCAGGCTGCCCATTTGAGGTTATACCTGGAATTTCTTCAGCCTTAGCCGCACCCACCCTAGCAGGAATTCCCCTCACCGATCCGGTGATGAGTCGTTGTTTTGCCATAACAACTGCCCACGAACCGGAACTCGTCAACTGGGAAGGTTTAGCATCAATCGGAACCCTGGTGTTTCTGATGGGAGGACAGCAGTTATCAGAAATAGTCAAACAATTAGTCAGACATGGGCGATCGCCCCACACGCCAATTGCGATCGTGCGTTGGGCGGGAACCGCAAAACAGCAAGTTTGGACTGCCACCCTCGAAACAGTTGTAGCTCAAACCGATGGCTTAAACCTTTCTCCTGCTGCGATCGTGGTTGGTGAAGTCGTTGGCTGGCGCGAGTATTTACAACCGCAGGAGAAGAGACAAGGGGGACAAGGGGGACAAGGGGGACAAGGGGGACAAGGGAGACAAGGGGGACAAGGGGGACAAGGGAGACAAGGGGGACAAGGGGGACAAGGGAGACAAGGGGGACAAGGGGGACAAGGGAGACAAGGGGGACAAGGAAGTTATTCTAGTCACCAGCCACTAGCCACTAGCCACTCTCCCCACGCACCACTTTCTAATAAAACTATCCTCGTCACCCGATCGCTAGGACAATCGAGTCAATTTTGCGATCGCCTTGTAGAAATGGGTGCGACAGCTATTGAGATGCCAGCATTAGAGATTGGTGCGCCTTCGAGTTGGATGGGGTTAGATAATGCGATCGCGCAGTTATCGGATTTCGATTGGTTAGTTTTGACTTCTACAAATGGAGTAGATTATTTTTTTGAACGCCTGCTAGCTAAAGGTAAAGATACGCGGGCGCTAGCTGGGGTAAAAATTGCTGTAGTAGGACAAAAAACTGCTCAGAGTCTTCAACAAAGATATTTACAACCAGATTTCATTCCTCCCGATTTTGTTGCCGATTCTTTAGTAGAAAACTTTCCTGAATCTTTAGCAGGTAAAAAAGTTTTATTTCCCAGAGTTGAAACTGGAGGACGAGAAGTCTTAGTCAAACAATTTACTGCCAAAGGTGCAGATGTGTTAGAAGTCGCAGCTTATGAATCTCGTTGTCCGCAGTCAATTGCGCCTGAAGCATTAGAGGCGTTACAGAGTCATAAAGTGGATATTATTACTTTTGCTAGTTCTAAAACAGTCAGAAATTTCTGCCAACTCATAGCACCATATAACAACATTAATTTAGATGGAATTTGTATAGCCTCCATTGGTCCCCAAACCTCTAAAGACTGTATTTCTCTCCTCGGTAGAGTTGATATAGAAGCAGAGGAATATACTTTGGATGGTTTGTTACAAGCAATTATCAGTTAG
- the coaE gene encoding dephospho-CoA kinase (Dephospho-CoA kinase (CoaE) performs the final step in coenzyme A biosynthesis.), with protein sequence MTDYQLPITNYQKRIIGLTGGISTGKSTVSQYLAHEYHLPVLDADIYAREAVQLGSPILNAIAQRYGKNILQADGTLDRQQLARIIFNNSTEKQWLERQIHPYVRDRFEQEIYQLSVPIVVLVIPLLFEAEMTDLVTEIWVVACSPQQQIARLMQRDNLTLEQAQARINSQMPLSEKCKRADVVLDNSSSQEELKQQVDSAICP encoded by the coding sequence GTGACTGATTACCAATTACCAATTACCAATTACCAAAAAAGAATTATCGGTCTTACTGGTGGGATTAGCACTGGTAAAAGTACTGTTTCTCAATACTTAGCACATGAATATCATTTACCAGTTCTTGATGCAGATATTTATGCGCGAGAAGCAGTGCAACTTGGTTCGCCAATTTTAAATGCGATCGCCCAGCGTTACGGCAAAAACATTTTGCAGGCTGATGGGACGCTGGATCGCCAACAACTAGCGCGAATTATCTTTAACAATTCTACAGAAAAGCAGTGGTTAGAAAGACAAATTCATCCTTACGTGCGCGATCGCTTTGAGCAAGAAATCTATCAATTATCCGTTCCTATAGTTGTATTAGTTATCCCTTTGCTATTTGAAGCAGAAATGACAGATTTAGTTACAGAAATCTGGGTTGTTGCCTGTTCGCCGCAACAGCAAATAGCTCGACTAATGCAGCGAGATAATCTAACTTTGGAACAAGCACAGGCGCGAATTAACAGTCAAATGCCACTATCAGAAAAATGCAAGCGTGCTGATGTTGTCTTGGATAATTCTTCTAGTCAGGAAGAGTTAAAACAGCAGGTAGATTCAGCTATTTGTCCCTGA
- a CDS encoding RNA-binding S4 domain-containing protein, whose product MISNSDNTIKLDQFLKLIGIAATGGQAKLIIQGGEVLVNGILETRRGRKLRSGDSVTVAEQTFDVNLDEI is encoded by the coding sequence ATGATTAGTAACAGTGATAATACAATTAAACTCGATCAATTTTTAAAATTAATTGGCATAGCAGCAACAGGCGGACAAGCCAAACTAATAATTCAGGGAGGTGAGGTTCTCGTTAATGGCATACTGGAGACTAGACGCGGACGCAAGTTAAGATCGGGTGACAGCGTAACCGTAGCAGAACAAACTTTTGATGTAAATTTAGACGAGATTTAA
- a CDS encoding M56 family metallopeptidase, whose product MHTIMILAALAVAWNVRQNWSSASGDWQQRWKQTLWFFLFPPLMLAIAGISVLCMGTQGKMLGLSVGWYSYGLTVIGFIVAIALGVKLAWQGWRAVSQTRTYPQEQVEGASCRILATPILFSALVGFWRPELVVSQGLLYVLTPEQLAAVIAHEQAHYHYRDTFWFFWLGWIRTCTGWLPQTEALWEELLLLRELRADNRAAQQVDPLTLAESLLLVVRSAIVPMTSFCAAFSAASQAERLSERINALLEPSAPSTQPQFNWSWLWLLLAFLPLITVPFHS is encoded by the coding sequence ATGCATACCATCATGATTTTGGCTGCACTGGCAGTAGCTTGGAACGTGCGACAGAATTGGTCGTCAGCTTCAGGTGATTGGCAGCAGCGCTGGAAACAAACGCTGTGGTTTTTTCTGTTTCCTCCGTTAATGTTAGCGATCGCCGGAATCTCGGTATTATGCATGGGAACCCAAGGCAAGATGCTGGGTTTGTCTGTAGGTTGGTATAGCTACGGACTGACGGTAATCGGTTTTATAGTGGCGATCGCGTTGGGAGTTAAACTGGCATGGCAAGGCTGGCGGGCTGTGAGTCAGACTCGTACTTATCCCCAAGAGCAAGTAGAGGGAGCATCTTGTCGGATTTTAGCAACTCCCATTTTGTTCAGTGCCTTAGTTGGCTTCTGGCGACCGGAATTAGTTGTCAGCCAGGGATTGCTATACGTCCTTACCCCAGAACAGTTAGCCGCTGTCATTGCCCACGAACAAGCACATTACCACTACCGAGATACTTTCTGGTTTTTCTGGCTGGGTTGGATACGGACTTGTACTGGATGGTTGCCTCAGACAGAAGCTTTATGGGAAGAATTGTTACTGTTGCGGGAATTGCGGGCAGATAATCGGGCGGCGCAGCAAGTCGATCCGCTGACTTTAGCAGAATCTTTGTTATTAGTCGTGCGTTCTGCGATCGTGCCAATGACGAGTTTTTGCGCTGCCTTCAGCGCTGCTAGTCAAGCAGAGCGCTTGAGCGAACGCATCAATGCTTTATTGGAACCATCAGCGCCTTCTACCCAACCGCAATTTAATTGGTCTTGGTTGTGGTTGTTATTGGCATTCCTACCCCTAATTACTGTCCCGTTTCATTCTTGA
- the hemH gene encoding ferrochelatase — protein MGRVGVLLLNLGGPDRLEDVRPFLFNLFADPEIIRLPFPWLQKPLAWWISTVRTKRSQENYKQIGGSSPLRRITEAQAQALQARLEEKGQPTQMYIGMRYWHPFTEEAIARIKRDGIDRLVILPLYPQFSISTSGSSFRLLQQMWLEDPKLNSIEYTVIPSWYKQPGYLQAMAQLIAQELDGFSNPDAVHVFFSAHGVPKSYVEEAGDPYQQEIEECTALIMQTLNRPNSYTLAYQSRVGPVEWLQPYTEDAIQELGQQGVQDMVVVPISFVSEHIETLQEIDMEYREVAESVGIHNFRRVPALNTHTQFIDGMADLTIEALNSPSVKLSQVSQMKKRVKMYPQERWQWGMTTSAEIWNGRIAMLGFIALIIELITGKGLLHAVGIL, from the coding sequence ATGGGTCGAGTGGGAGTACTATTACTTAATCTAGGTGGACCGGATCGACTAGAGGATGTCAGACCGTTTCTATTTAACTTGTTTGCCGACCCGGAAATCATTCGCCTGCCGTTTCCCTGGCTGCAAAAACCCCTGGCATGGTGGATTTCAACCGTACGCACGAAGCGATCGCAAGAAAACTATAAACAGATAGGTGGTAGTTCCCCCTTACGACGCATCACTGAAGCCCAAGCACAAGCGCTACAAGCACGACTAGAAGAAAAAGGGCAACCAACTCAAATGTATATTGGGATGCGTTACTGGCATCCATTCACCGAAGAAGCGATCGCCCGCATCAAACGCGATGGCATTGACCGTTTGGTGATTTTACCACTCTACCCGCAGTTTTCCATCAGCACCAGTGGTTCTAGCTTCCGCTTGCTGCAACAAATGTGGTTAGAAGACCCAAAATTAAACAGCATTGAATATACAGTCATTCCCTCTTGGTACAAGCAACCAGGCTATCTGCAAGCAATGGCGCAGTTAATTGCTCAAGAGTTAGATGGGTTTTCCAACCCTGATGCAGTGCATGTCTTCTTTAGCGCTCACGGCGTGCCAAAAAGTTATGTTGAGGAAGCAGGCGACCCCTATCAGCAAGAAATTGAGGAATGTACGGCGCTGATAATGCAGACCCTCAACCGCCCCAATTCATACACCTTAGCTTATCAAAGTCGTGTTGGTCCTGTAGAATGGCTGCAACCATATACAGAAGATGCGATTCAAGAATTGGGTCAGCAAGGGGTGCAAGATATGGTTGTCGTACCGATCAGTTTTGTCTCCGAACACATAGAAACTCTGCAAGAAATTGACATGGAGTATAGAGAAGTTGCAGAGTCAGTAGGCATACATAACTTTCGTCGCGTCCCAGCGCTTAACACTCACACTCAGTTTATTGATGGGATGGCAGATTTAACCATCGAAGCCTTAAATTCTCCCAGCGTTAAACTGTCTCAAGTGTCGCAAATGAAAAAGCGGGTCAAAATGTACCCTCAAGAGCGCTGGCAGTGGGGCATGACGACCTCGGCAGAAATTTGGAATGGTAGAATTGCCATGCTCGGCTTTATCGCTCTGATTATCGAGCTAATCACTGGCAAAGGGCTATTGCACGCAGTCGGGATTTTATAA
- a CDS encoding DUF3352 domain-containing protein: MPTKKSNLLPAVVAIGIVAGGAAAYWYFKGNFGSGTSPLASAKVVPDDALMAAFISTDPSALAQLQRFGTPEAEKLVKKSLQDFDRQVFAKSKINYEQDIKPWLGSVTIAVLPPSSAKQVQAKPFSSQSNILLVLGIKNGLSAWNFSKKLKADKTVTSKEFDYKGQKITESTSQGEPIYSSILDSRVILAPAKQAVEQAIDTYKGEPSFATKAGIDSTFAQSLQLKNPIAQIYLPDYAGAVQQLTATNPAGLPPQTLAQLQSVKAVVAGVGVDDMGLRMKAIAQLNPDTINIQYQNSPGKIVTRFPVDTLALLTGAGISRTWAAFVDRTRDLPEVKQGLDSARRSFKVSYNLDLDREVFGWMDGEFAIGAIPSSQGVLASLGFGGAFMFQTSDRATAESTLGKLDAIAKSNFLAVVPRDINGKSITEWQVPAQGAIVGHGWLDRDTMFIAVGEPIVEAIAKPSGKSLDSSEVFKAATGSLIQPNAGYFYLDMDKTMSLLASKPLSTAIDPEATAIINSIRGIGITASNPDKTTSQMELLIALKQRN; this comes from the coding sequence ATGCCGACGAAAAAATCAAATTTGCTCCCTGCTGTTGTAGCTATCGGGATTGTAGCAGGAGGTGCAGCAGCTTATTGGTATTTTAAAGGAAACTTTGGTAGTGGAACGAGTCCTTTGGCAAGTGCTAAAGTCGTACCAGATGATGCATTGATGGCAGCTTTTATTTCGACAGATCCTAGTGCTTTGGCACAGCTACAGCGATTTGGCACTCCTGAAGCCGAAAAATTAGTTAAAAAAAGCCTGCAAGACTTCGATCGCCAAGTATTCGCAAAATCTAAGATTAATTACGAACAAGATATAAAACCCTGGTTGGGTAGCGTCACAATTGCCGTGCTACCACCTAGTTCTGCTAAACAAGTACAAGCAAAACCATTCTCGTCTCAATCGAATATTTTACTGGTACTAGGAATTAAAAATGGGTTGAGTGCCTGGAACTTTAGCAAGAAACTAAAAGCCGATAAAACAGTTACGAGTAAAGAATTCGATTACAAAGGACAAAAAATTACTGAATCAACAAGTCAAGGCGAACCAATCTACAGTAGCATCCTTGATAGTCGTGTCATTCTCGCTCCAGCCAAACAAGCAGTAGAACAAGCGATCGATACTTATAAAGGAGAACCCTCTTTTGCTACCAAAGCAGGTATAGACAGCACTTTTGCCCAAAGCTTACAACTCAAAAACCCGATCGCGCAAATCTATTTACCCGATTATGCAGGTGCAGTTCAACAATTAACGGCTACTAATCCGGCTGGATTACCTCCACAGACTTTAGCACAGTTGCAATCGGTCAAAGCCGTAGTTGCAGGTGTGGGCGTGGATGACATGGGACTTAGGATGAAAGCGATCGCGCAGCTAAACCCTGATACCATCAACATACAATACCAAAACTCTCCAGGAAAGATTGTCACTCGATTTCCCGTCGATACGCTGGCTTTATTGACTGGTGCGGGAATTAGTCGTACTTGGGCGGCGTTTGTCGATCGAACTAGAGATTTACCGGAAGTCAAGCAAGGATTGGACTCTGCAAGGCGATCGTTCAAAGTAAGTTACAATCTCGATCTAGACCGAGAAGTTTTTGGCTGGATGGACGGAGAATTCGCCATTGGTGCAATTCCATCTAGCCAGGGTGTGTTAGCTTCGTTGGGATTTGGCGGCGCATTCATGTTTCAAACCAGCGATCGCGCTACGGCTGAATCGACTCTCGGTAAACTGGATGCGATCGCTAAAAGTAACTTTTTAGCTGTCGTTCCCAGAGATATTAATGGTAAAAGCATTACTGAATGGCAAGTTCCCGCCCAAGGTGCGATTGTCGGTCACGGCTGGTTAGACCGAGATACAATGTTTATCGCTGTAGGCGAACCGATTGTAGAGGCGATCGCCAAGCCTTCTGGTAAGTCTCTTGACAGTAGCGAAGTTTTCAAAGCTGCAACTGGTTCTTTAATACAACCTAATGCAGGTTACTTCTACTTGGATATGGATAAAACCATGTCGTTACTTGCTAGTAAACCCTTAAGCACTGCGATCGATCCAGAAGCTACTGCCATTATCAACTCTATTCGCGGCATCGGCATCACCGCCAGCAACCCCGACAAAACCACGAGTCAAATGGAGTTACTCATCGCACTCAAACAGAGAAATTAG
- a CDS encoding DUF4926 domain-containing protein — translation MAISEVKLLDVVALIVDLPELNLWRGQVGTVVEILAGGSAYEVEFSDRNGRTYESCGLRPEQIMVLHFNPASPDPESEMVTA, via the coding sequence ATGGCGATAAGTGAAGTCAAGTTGCTCGATGTAGTAGCATTGATAGTCGATTTGCCCGAACTTAACTTGTGGCGTGGACAGGTTGGTACAGTGGTTGAAATCCTAGCTGGTGGTAGTGCGTATGAAGTCGAGTTTAGCGATCGCAACGGACGTACTTACGAATCTTGTGGTTTACGACCAGAGCAAATTATGGTACTGCATTTCAATCCCGCGTCTCCCGATCCTGAATCGGAGATGGTGACAGCGTAA
- the petJ gene encoding cytochrome c6 PetJ translates to MRTIALALLLAVAIWTLTFPNAALAADIANGAKVFNSNCAACHMGGKNVVMATKTLQKDALEKYSMNSLEAIINQVTNGKNAMPAFKGKLNVQQIEDVASYVLDKSEKGWS, encoded by the coding sequence ATGCGAACGATCGCGTTAGCTTTGCTATTGGCTGTTGCTATTTGGACTCTAACTTTTCCCAATGCAGCCTTAGCAGCAGACATAGCCAACGGAGCCAAAGTGTTTAATAGCAACTGTGCTGCTTGTCATATGGGAGGAAAAAATGTGGTGATGGCGACAAAAACACTACAGAAAGATGCTTTAGAAAAATATAGTATGAATTCTCTAGAAGCAATTATCAACCAAGTCACAAATGGTAAAAATGCTATGCCTGCCTTCAAAGGAAAATTAAATGTCCAGCAGATTGAGGATGTCGCCTCTTACGTGCTGGACAAATCCGAAAAAGGATGGAGCTGA
- a CDS encoding class I SAM-dependent methyltransferase: MATILREWSYRYQWFYDTVSRLAALSVGGEGKFRQLALQNLTIQPNTQVLDLCCGSGQATEVLVKYSQEVTGLDASPLSLKRAQHNVPQAKYVEAFAQKMPFSDRSFDLVHSSMAMHEMTAEELRQILSEVHRVLKPGGIFTLVDFHPPTNWLFVPGIYLFLFLFETETAWQLLRGDLVELLEEAGFELQNRVLHAGGSLQAIQAIARAN, encoded by the coding sequence ATGGCAACAATATTACGAGAATGGAGCTATCGTTATCAATGGTTTTACGATACAGTTTCTCGACTAGCGGCGTTGAGCGTCGGCGGAGAGGGAAAGTTTCGCCAATTAGCTTTGCAAAACTTAACAATTCAGCCCAATACTCAAGTTTTGGATCTTTGTTGCGGCAGCGGTCAAGCAACTGAGGTATTGGTGAAATATTCTCAAGAGGTGACGGGATTAGATGCGTCTCCTTTATCTTTGAAACGAGCGCAACACAATGTACCGCAAGCCAAATATGTAGAGGCTTTTGCCCAAAAGATGCCTTTTAGCGATCGCAGTTTCGATCTAGTTCATAGCAGCATGGCAATGCATGAAATGACAGCGGAGGAATTGCGGCAGATTTTGAGCGAAGTTCATCGCGTCCTCAAGCCAGGAGGCATTTTCACTTTGGTTGATTTTCACCCACCGACGAATTGGTTATTCGTACCTGGAATCTATCTCTTTCTGTTTTTATTTGAAACAGAAACAGCTTGGCAGTTGTTACGCGGGGATTTAGTTGAGTTGTTGGAAGAAGCGGGGTTCGAGTTGCAAAATCGCGTTCTCCATGCAGGCGGAAGCTTGCAAGCGATCCAAGCGATCGCGCGAGCCAACTAA
- a CDS encoding class I SAM-dependent methyltransferase, which translates to MTTRMNEYKQQIITDFNSRTNYDNEFRHRFAKPLIELAQLKPGQRVLDVATGTGIVAIAAAKIVGDAGYVLGVDISTGMLAQARHKVELEKLQNIELIEADADDLHFDDNSFDVIFCSAAIAYLTHVFSSLRQWYRFLNTSGIVAFSCFAETAHTASILFREKAQQFGITINNPNELLGTPEKCQALLQQTGFQNIEVVTQQFGFYFKDAETAWNAHANNVYGYQVYQLSPDKLAQLKAEYMAEIHALSTEQGFGHDVNSLFVFARKS; encoded by the coding sequence ATGACAACTCGTATGAATGAATACAAGCAGCAAATTATTACAGATTTTAATTCTAGAACTAATTATGACAACGAGTTTCGCCATCGTTTTGCCAAACCTTTAATAGAATTAGCTCAACTCAAGCCAGGGCAAAGAGTTTTGGATGTGGCGACTGGTACGGGAATCGTGGCGATCGCGGCAGCAAAAATCGTAGGAGATGCAGGTTATGTATTGGGAGTAGATATTTCCACGGGAATGCTAGCACAAGCACGGCACAAAGTTGAGTTAGAAAAATTACAAAATATTGAATTGATTGAAGCGGACGCGGACGATTTACATTTTGATGATAATAGCTTTGATGTGATTTTTTGTTCCGCTGCGATCGCCTATCTCACACATGTTTTTTCTTCCCTGCGTCAGTGGTATCGTTTTTTAAACACAAGTGGAATAGTAGCTTTTTCCTGTTTTGCTGAAACAGCTCATACTGCATCTATTTTATTTAGAGAGAAAGCACAACAATTTGGAATTACAATTAACAATCCCAACGAACTACTAGGTACTCCTGAAAAGTGCCAAGCTTTACTTCAACAGACTGGTTTTCAAAATATTGAAGTTGTAACTCAACAATTCGGTTTCTACTTCAAAGATGCAGAAACAGCATGGAACGCACATGCTAATAATGTTTACGGCTACCAGGTGTATCAACTATCACCAGACAAATTAGCGCAGCTTAAAGCAGAATACATGGCAGAGATCCATGCCTTGTCAACGGAGCAAGGATTTGGGCATGATGTTAATAGCTTGTTTGTTTTTGCTCGTAAAAGTTGA
- a CDS encoding BlaI/MecI/CopY family transcriptional regulator — MSPLPNYRPKQLSLGPLETEILNIVWELDRVTVKDVHDRILADPDRELAYTSVTTVLRRLTEKGWLACDKQERVFYWRPLVTKEQAQVIEAHEKLHRFLAVGNPDVVAAFADSLDRTSLEQLDAIAKRIQAARQQREEK; from the coding sequence ATGTCTCCGCTGCCCAATTACCGTCCCAAACAGCTTTCCCTTGGTCCATTAGAGACAGAGATTCTGAATATCGTCTGGGAACTCGATCGCGTGACTGTCAAAGACGTACACGATCGCATTCTTGCCGATCCCGATCGAGAGTTAGCCTATACTTCTGTCACCACGGTACTGCGCCGCCTGACGGAAAAAGGCTGGTTAGCTTGCGATAAACAAGAACGGGTTTTTTATTGGCGACCGTTGGTAACGAAGGAACAAGCGCAAGTTATAGAGGCGCATGAAAAGCTACATCGCTTTCTGGCGGTTGGCAACCCTGATGTTGTAGCTGCCTTTGCTGATAGTCTCGATCGCACCAGCTTAGAACAGCTCGATGCGATCGCTAAACGCATTCAAGCTGCACGCCAACAACGGGAGGAGAAGTAA
- a CDS encoding DUF6883 domain-containing protein: protein MIIPNAENAVVDIGKLRDYCLNSNHENGKHKARLFSSILGITIDDAEDLRQILLEVVKTYEAQLGRCDGFGQRYTLDLSVEWQNRSATIRSGWIVEHDSDIPKLTTCYPL from the coding sequence ATGATAATTCCGAATGCGGAAAACGCAGTCGTCGATATTGGTAAATTACGAGATTATTGCCTAAACTCAAACCATGAAAACGGAAAACATAAAGCTCGTCTGTTTTCATCAATACTTGGCATAACTATTGATGATGCGGAAGATTTAAGGCAAATACTACTTGAAGTTGTCAAAACTTATGAAGCGCAATTGGGAAGATGCGACGGATTTGGACAACGCTATACTCTTGATTTGTCAGTCGAATGGCAAAATAGAAGTGCAACGATTCGTAGTGGTTGGATCGTCGAACATGATTCCGATATTCCAAAGCTAACGACTTGTTATCCTCTGTAA